In Pseudoliparis swirei isolate HS2019 ecotype Mariana Trench chromosome 9, NWPU_hadal_v1, whole genome shotgun sequence, a genomic segment contains:
- the dag1 gene encoding dystroglycan, whose translation MWFTDTCWADRRPFAMHCNRRGARTVPLMKMTTTMMMVVAVARGAVPERQDAVVEMLPVELEASMQSSVLAELRAAAAAVGEGPAAEIPGSSAKNGGAHTGIPDCSAVVGQVFQLRVPPGPANTTCDVHLTEMGKETLPDWLYWDRDGCVLRGVALERDKGVHHIVASGEEPVENAVSSSAVFSIEVFPEEHADAEPAPLAPPACGPEELVTVLTVILDADLTKMAAEQRVGLLGVMRTFSRVALELMRVAPVVNNRLFDMSAFMAGPGNAKKVVENGALLSWKLGCALDPGAIPDIDGVRSAAKDGALSAALGYPVVGWHIVNKKPHGGRRVRRQLHNTPTPVPSLLPPTSHPEPPVRVVPTPTSPSIAPATDHSAPPVRGPLPLPVKPTMRVRDQIAHTPAFGPPQPTGVLGTTSAMPIQPTATRPTVAEATALPTPPSATKRPKPSATRKPKKVKTSTPVPREPKSTTPKPPKRTTAPALALTPNQNPEIRNAIDQVNAWVGTYFEVKIPPDTFYDREDGTADKLRLTLKRTPREAVNETSWIQFNGTIQLLYGLAEERHAGKHEYFMLATDKGGKSIMDAFEVRVNRWSARDKPPAVFAARFHGDPDALSGDVHKKILLAKKLAYALGDRNSSAVTLRSISRGSIVVEWTNNSLPQSPCPKEQIAALGARISDPQGTPRPAFAKAMAPEFKAIGVSVRGANKCQSYMFVPPGAAATPAPPAAAATPMPGTGRRSGDDVYLHTVIPAVVVAALLLVAGVVAMVCYRKKRKGKLTLEDQATFIKKGVPIIFADELDDSKSPPSSSIPLILQEEKPPLPPPEYPAVAGPRGALLDRDLLEDYALYQDDDPNAPPYQPPPPFTVPVEGKGSRPKNMTSYRSPPPYVPP comes from the exons ATGTGGTTCACGGACACCTGCTGGGCGGACCGACGGCCTTTCGCTATGCACTGTAACCGGAGAGGCGCGAGGACCGTCCCTCTGATGAAgatgacgacgacgatgatgatggtggtggcggtggcccGCGGCGCCGTGCCGGAGCGGCAGGACGCCGTGGTGGAGATGCTGCCGGTGGAGCTGGAGGCCTCCATGCAGTCCTCCGTGCTCGCCGAGCTCCgggctgcggcggcggcggtcggCGAGGGACCGGCGGCGGAGATCCCAGGTTCCTCCGCAAAGAACGGGGGAGCGCACACCGGCATCCCCGACTGCTCGGCCGTCGTGGGCCAGGTGTTCCAGCTGAGGGTTCCACCGGGACCGGCAAATACAACCTGTGACGTCCAC CTCACGGAAATGGGAAAGGAGACGCTTCCCGATTGGCTGTATTGGGACCGAGATGGCTGCGTCCTGAGGGGCGTGGCCCTGGAGCGGGATAAAGGCGTGCACCACATCGTGGCGTCCGGAGAGGAGCCGGTGGAGAACGCCGTGTCCTCGAGCGCCGTCTTCTCCATCGAAGTGTTCCCGGAGGAACACGCCGACGCCGAGCCCGCCCCGCTCGCCCCGCCGGCCTGCGGCCCCGAGGAGCTCGTCACCGTCCTCACCGTCATCCTGGACGCCGACCtgaccaagatggcggccgagCAGCGGGTGGGCCTCCTGGGCGTCATGAGGACGTTCTCCCGCGTGGCCCTGGAGCTCATGCGCGTGGCGCCCGTGGTGAACAACCGCCTGTTCGACATGTCGGCGTTCATGGCCGGACCGGGCAACGCCAAGAAGGTGGTGGAGAACGGGGCGCTCCTGTCGTGGAAGCTGGGCTGCGCCCTCGACCCGGGCGCCATCCCCGACATCGACGGCGTCCGGTCGGCGGCGAAGGACGGCGCCTTGTCGGCCGCGCTGGGTTACCCGGTGGTGGGCTGGCACATCGTGAACAAGAAGCCCCACGGGGGGAGGCGCGTCCGGCGGCAGCTGCACAACACGCCCACGCCGGTGCCCTCCCTGCTGCCCCCGACCTCTCACCCCGAGCCCCCCGTACGGGTCGTCCCCACGCCGACCTCGCCCTCTATCGCCCCGGCAACGGACCACTCCGCCCCGCCCGTCCGGGGGCCTCTGCCTCTTCCGGTGAAGCCCACCATGAGGGTCCGAGATCAGATCGCCCACACGCCCGCGTTCGGACCCCCCCAACCCACCGGGGTGCTCGGAACCACCAGCGCCATGCCGATCCAGCCCACCGCGACCCGGCCGACGGTCGCGGAGGCCACCGCTCTGCCGACGCCGCCCAGCGCCACCAAGAGACCCAAACCCTCCGCCACCCGGAAACCCAAGAAAGTCAAAACCTCCACCCCGGTGCCCCGGGAGCCCAAGTCCACCACGCCGAAACCGCCCAAACGCACCACCGCCCCCGCTCTCGCTCTGACCCCCAACCAGAACCCGGAGATCCGCAACGCCATCGACCAGGTGAACGCCTGGGTCGGCACGTACTTCGAGGTCAAGATCCCGCCGGACACCTTCTACGACCGCGAGGACGGCACCGCCGACAAGCTGCGCCTGACCCTGAAGCGGACGCCCCGGGAGGCGGTGAACGAGACGTCGTGGATCCAGTTCAACGGAACCATCCAGCTGCTGTACGGCCTGGCGGAGGAGCGGCACGCCGGCAAACACGAGTACTTCATGCTCGCCACGGACAAGGGCGGCAAGAGCATCATGGACGCCTTCGAGGTCCGGGTCAACCGCTGGTCGGCTCGCGACAAACCGCCGGCGGTGTTCGCCGCTCGCTTCCACGGCGACCCCGACGCGCTGAGCGGCGACGTCCACAAGAAGATCCTCCTGGCCAAGAAGCTGGCGTACGCGCTCGGCGACCGCAACAGCAGCGCGGTGACGCTGCGCAGCATCAGCCGCGGCTCCATCGTGGTGGAGTGGACCAACAACAGCCTGCCGCAGAGCCCGTGTCCCAAGGAGCAGATCGCCGCCCTCGGCGCCCGGATCTCGGACCCCCAGGGGACGCCCAGACCGGCCTTCGCCAAGGCCATGGCGCCCGAGTTCAAAGCCATCGGCGTCTCGGTCCGCGGCGCCAACAAATGCCAGAGCTACATGTTCGTGCCCCCGGGCGCGGCGGCCACGCCCGccccgcccgccgccgccgccacgccgaTGCCCGGGACGGGCCGGCGGAGCGGCGACGACGTCTACCTGCACACGGTCATCCCCGCCGTGGTGGTCGCCGCCCTGCTGCTCGTCGCCGGCGTGGTCGCCATGGTCTGCTACCGCAAGAAGCGAAAGGGCAAGCTGACCCTCGAGGACCAGGCCACCTTCATCAAGAAGGGCGTGCCCATCATCTTCGCCGACGAGCTGGACGACTCCAAGTCGCCGCCGTCCTCCAGCATCCCGCTcatcctgcaggaggagaagccgccgctgccgccgcccGAGTACCCGGCGGTGGCCGGGCCGCGCGGCGCCCTGCTGGACCGCGACCTGCTGGAGGACTACGCGCTCTACCAGGACGACGACCCCAACGCGCCGCCCTaccagccgccgccgcccttCACCGTGCCCGTCGAGGGCAAGGGCTCCCGGCCCAAGAACATGACCTCGTACCGGTCCCCGCCCCCCTACGTGCCCCCCTAA